A genomic segment from Salmo trutta chromosome 38, fSalTru1.1, whole genome shotgun sequence encodes:
- the LOC115178613 gene encoding zinc finger protein 135-like, with protein sequence VVQGEKPYSCDQCGKSFTTSGQLTLHQRIHTGEKPYSCNQCGKTFTTSSQLTLHQRIHTGEKPYSCDQCGKSFTTSGSLTLHRRTHTGEKPFSCGQCGKSFGQSSQLTLHQRTHTGEKPYSCGQCGKSFGQSGNLTVHQRRHTGEKLYSCDQCGKSFVTSDQLTLHQRIHTGEKPYSCDQCGKSFTTSGSLTLHWRTHTGEKPYTCGQCGKSFGQSSQLTLHQRTHTGEKPYSCGQCGKSFCQSSNLTVHQRRHTGDKRYSCDQCGKSFVKSDQLTVHQRIHTGEKPYSCDQCGKSFTTSGSLTVHQRTHTGEKPYSCDQCGKSFGQSSQLTLHQRTHTEDNFYSCDQCGKSFGKSRQLTLHQRTHTGDKSYSCDQCDKRYSSSLTE encoded by the exons gttgtccagg gagagaaaccttatagctgtgatcaatgtgggaagagttttactacatctggccagctgactttacaccagagaatacacacaggagagaaaccttatagctgtaatcaatgtgggaagacttttactacatctagccagctgactttacaccagagaatacacacaggagagaaaccttatagctgtgatcaatgtgggaagagttttactacatctggctctctgactttacaccggagaacgcacacaggagagaaaccttttagctgtggtcaatgtgggaagagttttggtcagtctagccagctgacattacaccagagaacacacacaggagaaaaaccttatagctgtggtcaatgtgggaagagttttggtcaatctggcaatctgacagtgcaccagagaagacacacaggagagaaactctatagttgtgatcaatgtgggaagagttttgttacatctgaccagctgactttacaccagagaatacacacaggagagaaaccttatagctgtgatcaatgtgggaagagttttacaacatctggctctctgactttaCACTGgagaactcacacaggagagaaaccttatacctgtggtcaatgtgggaagagttttggtcaatctagccagctgacattacaccagagaacacacacaggagagaaaccttatagctgtggtcaatgtgggaagagtttttgtcaatctagcaatctgacagtgcaccagagaagacacacaggagataaacgctatagttgtgatcaatgtgggaagagttttgttaaaTCTGACcagctgacagtacaccagagaatacacacaggagagaaaccctatagctgtgatcaatgtgggaagagttttactacatctggctctctgactgtacaccagagaacacacacaggagagaaaccttatagctgtgatcaatgtgggaagagttttggtcaatctagccagctgacattacaccagagaacacacacagaagataacttttatagctgtgatcaatgtgggaagagttttggtaaatCTAGacagctgacattacaccagagaacacacacaggagataaatcttatagctgtgatcagtgtgacaagagatactcta